One Mycolicibacterium fortuitum subsp. fortuitum genomic window carries:
- the kdpA gene encoding potassium-transporting ATPase subunit KdpA has product MTTTTAGIVFLVVLVVAVAAVHVPLGDYMYRVYTSERHSRAERVIYRLIGADPKAEQTWGAYARSVLAFSAISILFLFTLQLVQGKLPLRLNDPGTPMTPALAWNTAVSFVTNTNWQAYSGESTQGHLVQMAGLAVQNFVSAAVGMAVAMTLVRGLVRRNTGDLGNFWVDLVRGNLRILLPISIVGALILVSGGVIQNFALHTEVINTLVGGTQTIPGGPVASQEVIKLLGTNGGGFFNANSAHPFENPTTWTNWVEIFLILMIPFSLPRTFGRMVGSPRQGLAIASAMGVIATISVSLMMLFQLQAHGTVPTAAGAAMEGVEQRFGVANSAVFADATTLTSTGAVDSFHDSYTSLGGMITMFNMQLGEVAPGGVGSGLYGMLILAIITVFVAGLMVGRTPEYLGKKITPREIKLAATYFLVTPLIVLTGTAVAMAMPGQRAGMLNTGPHGLSEVLYAFTSAANNNGSAFAGISVNTEWYNTALGLAMVFGRFLPIIFVLALAGSLARQGKTPESVGTLPTHRPQFVGMVSGVTLILVALTFLPMLALGPLAEGIH; this is encoded by the coding sequence GTGACTACAACAACAGCGGGGATCGTCTTCCTCGTCGTCCTGGTCGTCGCGGTGGCCGCGGTCCACGTGCCGCTCGGCGACTACATGTACCGCGTATACACCTCGGAGCGGCATTCGCGCGCCGAGCGGGTCATCTACCGGTTGATCGGCGCCGACCCGAAGGCCGAGCAGACCTGGGGCGCATATGCCCGCAGCGTGCTGGCCTTCTCGGCGATCAGCATCCTGTTCCTGTTCACCTTGCAGTTGGTACAGGGCAAGTTACCGTTGCGTCTCAACGACCCGGGCACACCGATGACACCGGCACTGGCCTGGAACACCGCCGTCAGCTTCGTGACGAATACCAACTGGCAGGCCTACTCCGGTGAATCCACGCAGGGCCACCTGGTGCAGATGGCCGGCCTGGCCGTGCAGAACTTCGTCTCCGCCGCGGTCGGAATGGCGGTGGCAATGACGTTGGTGCGCGGCCTGGTTCGGCGCAACACCGGTGACCTCGGCAACTTCTGGGTGGACCTGGTGCGGGGCAATCTCCGCATCCTGCTGCCGATTTCGATCGTCGGTGCACTGATTCTCGTGAGCGGCGGGGTCATCCAGAACTTTGCGCTACACACCGAGGTGATCAACACTCTGGTCGGTGGGACACAGACCATTCCGGGCGGTCCGGTCGCCAGCCAGGAAGTCATCAAACTGTTGGGCACCAACGGCGGCGGCTTCTTCAACGCCAACTCGGCCCATCCGTTCGAGAACCCCACCACCTGGACGAACTGGGTGGAGATCTTCCTGATCCTGATGATCCCGTTCTCGTTGCCGCGCACATTCGGCCGCATGGTCGGCAGCCCCAGGCAGGGCCTGGCGATCGCGTCGGCCATGGGGGTGATCGCGACCATCAGCGTCAGCCTGATGATGCTGTTCCAGTTGCAGGCTCACGGCACCGTGCCGACGGCGGCCGGGGCAGCCATGGAAGGTGTCGAGCAGCGCTTCGGCGTCGCCAACTCAGCCGTCTTCGCCGATGCGACCACACTGACGTCGACGGGTGCGGTGGACTCCTTCCACGACTCCTACACCAGCCTCGGCGGCATGATCACCATGTTCAACATGCAGCTCGGCGAGGTGGCACCCGGCGGCGTCGGTTCGGGCCTCTACGGGATGCTAATCCTGGCGATCATCACGGTGTTCGTCGCCGGTCTGATGGTGGGCCGTACGCCGGAATACCTGGGCAAGAAAATCACCCCACGCGAGATCAAGCTGGCCGCAACCTATTTCCTCGTCACGCCCTTGATCGTGCTGACCGGCACCGCAGTCGCCATGGCCATGCCGGGCCAACGGGCGGGGATGCTCAACACCGGTCCGCACGGCCTGTCCGAGGTGCTCTACGCGTTCACCTCGGCCGCCAACAACAACGGCTCGGCATTCGCCGGCATCAGCGTCAACACCGAGTGGTACAACACCGCGCTCGGTCTGGCGATGGTGTTCGGCCGGTTCCTGCCGATCATCTTCGTGCTGGCGCTCGCCGGTTCATTGGCCCGCCAAGGCAAGACACCCGAATCCGTCGGCACCCTGCCCACTCATCGACCCCAGTTCGTCGGCATGGTTTCCGGCGTCACGCTGATCCTGGTCGCCCTCACCTTCTTGCCCATGCTCGCGCTCGGGCCCCTTGCTGAAGGAATTCACTGA
- the kdpB gene encoding potassium-transporting ATPase subunit KdpB, with product MSVPTLASPSSAQPKPHSAKRIKGGLLDPKMLWKSTPDALRKLDPRTLWRNPVMFIVEIGAVWSTILAVLNPSWFAALIVVWLWLTVIFANLAEAVAEGRGKAQAESLRKTKTSTMARRLTGWSPGAPGREEEVAAPLLQQGDVVVVEAGQVIPGDGDVVEGIASVDESAITGESAPVIRESGGDRSAVTGGTTVLSDRIVVQITQKPGESFIDRMINLVEGANRQKTPNEIALNILLASLTIIFVFAVATLQPLAIFSKANNPGVPDTLALNGNGISGIVMVSLLVCLIPTTIGALLSAIGIAGMDRLVQRNVLAMSGRAVEAAGDVNTLLLDKTGTITLGNRQAAAFVPLTGVTPEQLADAAQLSSLADETPEGRSIVVFAKQEYGLRGRTPGELDHAHWVEFSANTRMSGVDLSGDHRLRKGAAGAVAEWVRSEGGRVPTELGDIVDGISAAGGTPLVVGHVVDGKAEVLGVIHLKDVVKQGMRERFDEMRRMGIRTVMITGDNPLTAKAIADEAGVDDFLAEATPEDKMALIKKEQAGGKLVAMTGDGTNDAPALAQADVGVAMNSGTSAAKEAGNMVDLDSDPTKLIEIVEIGKQLLITRGALTTFSIANDIAKYFAIIPALFVALFPGLDLLNIMRLHSPQSAILSAVIFNAIIIVALIPLALKGVRYTPSSASKLLSRNLYVYGLGGIIAPFIGIKLIDLVVQLFPGM from the coding sequence ATGTCAGTACCTACCCTCGCCTCACCGTCGTCCGCACAGCCGAAACCCCACAGTGCCAAGCGAATCAAGGGCGGCCTGCTGGACCCGAAGATGCTGTGGAAATCGACGCCCGATGCGCTGCGCAAGCTCGACCCACGCACGCTGTGGCGCAACCCGGTCATGTTCATCGTCGAGATCGGCGCGGTCTGGAGCACCATCCTCGCCGTGCTCAACCCGTCCTGGTTCGCCGCGTTGATCGTGGTCTGGCTGTGGCTCACGGTGATCTTCGCCAATCTGGCCGAGGCCGTCGCCGAGGGGCGCGGCAAGGCCCAGGCCGAGTCGCTCCGCAAGACCAAGACCTCCACCATGGCGCGGCGCCTGACCGGCTGGTCGCCGGGCGCTCCAGGTCGCGAAGAAGAGGTCGCCGCTCCGCTGCTGCAGCAGGGTGACGTCGTCGTGGTCGAGGCCGGGCAGGTGATTCCCGGCGACGGCGATGTCGTGGAAGGCATTGCCTCGGTAGATGAATCGGCGATCACCGGTGAATCGGCACCCGTCATCCGCGAGTCCGGCGGCGACCGGAGCGCTGTCACCGGCGGCACCACGGTGCTGTCCGACCGCATCGTCGTCCAGATCACCCAGAAGCCCGGCGAGAGCTTCATCGACCGGATGATCAACCTCGTCGAGGGCGCCAACCGGCAGAAGACCCCGAACGAGATAGCGCTCAACATCCTGCTGGCCTCGCTGACGATCATCTTCGTCTTCGCCGTCGCCACCTTGCAGCCGCTGGCCATCTTCTCCAAGGCCAACAACCCCGGGGTGCCGGACACCCTGGCACTCAACGGGAACGGCATCTCGGGCATCGTGATGGTCTCGCTGCTGGTGTGCCTGATTCCCACCACCATCGGAGCTCTGCTCTCGGCGATCGGCATTGCCGGCATGGACCGGTTGGTGCAGCGCAACGTGCTCGCGATGTCGGGCCGGGCCGTCGAGGCCGCCGGTGACGTCAACACCCTGCTGCTCGACAAGACCGGCACCATCACCCTCGGTAACCGGCAGGCCGCCGCGTTCGTGCCACTGACGGGAGTGACGCCGGAGCAACTCGCCGACGCGGCACAACTGTCCAGCTTGGCCGACGAGACCCCCGAAGGTCGCTCGATCGTCGTGTTCGCCAAGCAGGAGTATGGATTACGCGGCCGCACACCCGGCGAACTCGACCATGCACACTGGGTCGAGTTCAGCGCCAACACCCGGATGTCGGGCGTCGACCTGTCCGGGGATCACCGCCTGCGCAAGGGGGCGGCGGGCGCGGTCGCCGAGTGGGTCCGGTCCGAGGGTGGTCGAGTACCGACCGAACTCGGTGACATCGTCGACGGCATCTCTGCCGCGGGTGGCACTCCGCTGGTGGTCGGCCACGTGGTCGACGGCAAGGCCGAGGTGCTCGGCGTCATCCACCTCAAGGACGTCGTCAAGCAGGGAATGCGCGAACGATTCGACGAGATGCGCCGGATGGGTATCCGCACCGTGATGATCACCGGCGACAATCCGTTGACCGCCAAAGCCATTGCCGACGAGGCCGGGGTCGACGACTTCCTCGCCGAAGCCACACCTGAAGACAAGATGGCGCTGATCAAGAAGGAGCAGGCCGGCGGCAAGCTCGTCGCGATGACCGGCGACGGCACCAACGACGCGCCCGCCCTGGCCCAGGCCGATGTCGGCGTCGCGATGAACAGCGGCACCTCGGCGGCCAAAGAGGCCGGCAACATGGTCGATCTCGACTCCGACCCCACCAAGCTCATCGAGATCGTCGAGATCGGAAAGCAGTTGCTGATCACTCGCGGGGCGCTGACCACGTTCTCCATCGCCAACGACATCGCGAAGTACTTCGCGATCATCCCGGCGTTGTTCGTGGCCCTGTTCCCTGGGCTGGACCTGCTCAACATCATGCGCCTGCACAGCCCGCAATCGGCCATCCTGTCCGCGGTGATCTTCAACGCGATCATCATCGTGGCGCTGATCCCGCTGGCGCTCAAGGGCGTCCGGTACACCCCGAGCAGCGCATCCAAACTCTTGAGCCGCAA